A stretch of Lactuca sativa cultivar Salinas chromosome 6, Lsat_Salinas_v11, whole genome shotgun sequence DNA encodes these proteins:
- the LOC111897730 gene encoding receptor-like protein EIX1 — protein sequence MNLCVFIIISILLLLTTTTASQLVAGGEEGGDDRNGANMNKCLEKERLALLLFKAPLYDRRGILASWRADNHDCCKWRGVTCSNQTGHVTGLDISHFDLGGEISHTFLNLTCLNHLDLSYNSLLNGTIPRSIGSLTRLRYLDLSYNHLNGTIPGSIGSLTELRHLGLSDNSFYGTIPPEFGNLTNLQYLNLGSVGRYRVENIEWLSHLSHLEWLRMDGISLAKQNYWVDVILSLRNLSYLSLEGCELSKIIYPYSLFLNSSFSSVESLYLGDNNLTSSMYRWLLPLTSNKLRFLYLSSNMLDGIPKYLGNLCSLETLYFNNNSAVVKFPDFLNNLSGCTSHTLQLLYAIGSQFTESVSDEIQKFSSLKSLDLSHNHLNGSISEKLWELPRLQTLDVSFNNLRVPSTYHLSSLSYLHFIDMRSCKLLGPRFPKWIQTFKRLTRLDISNAGISDTTPLGFWDMWPYQLDYLNLSSNNINGKVPDLLSNFAKYSAIDLSSNNFYGPITNVSSTLLSLNLSKNNFSGGIAFICQIFDGLLFLDLSDNSFIGQLPDCLWHFKRLKVLNLRHNNLFGRLPPSVGSMTELEVLYLSKNNFYGELPLSLKNCTSLKSLNLGANKFSGNVPLWIGENLSGLYVLILKSNNFFGTIPLQLCQLSNLQILDLSMNNLHGIIPSCLGNLTSMVQQEFLQGVEFYKTSVNYSYEIETYVDHAIIQWQGDEREFFSTLKLLKSIDLSSNDLTGNIPYEITNLYDLIALNLSKNKLSGEIPSTIGEMNNLLTLDLSRNSFSGRIPSSMSHMSLLNYLDLSFNNLSGRIPFSTQLQSFNPSRYDGNTGLCGLPLPKNCPVDEKSKVPPPAGKSEGDEEDIDEVQRWFYIGGGMGFATGFWILQRLDLCEGDGIQLFIANLNLVKSLSKPTKWYQSLTSCMPKYQFREEMSGSNDNGEKDG from the exons ATGAATCTTTGTGTTTTTATAATCATCTCGATTCTCTTGCTACTCACGACTACAACTGCCAGCCAATTGGTAGCAGGGGGAGAAGAAGGAGGAGATGATAGAAATGGTGCTAATATGAACAAGTGTCTGGAAAAGGAGAGACTTGCTCTCCTTCTTTTCAAAGCTCCCCTTTATGATCGCCGAGGCATTCTAGCTTCATGGAGAGCTGACAATCATGACTGCTGCAAATGGAGAGGAGTCACCTGCAGCAACCAAACAGGTCATGTCACAGGGCTTGATATCAGTCATTTTGATCTTGGAGGTGAGATTAGCCATACGTTTCTTAACTTAACTTGCTTGAATCATCTTGATCTTTCCTACAATTCTTTGTTGAATGGAACCATTCCCAGGTCAATTGGTTCATTGACTCGATTAAGGTATCTTGATCTTTCCTACAATCATCTTAATGGAACCATTCCCGGGTCCATTGGTTCCTTGACCGAATTAAGGCACCTTGGCCTTTCCGATAATTCTTTTTATGGAACCATTCCTCCAGAGTTTGGAAACCTCACCAACTTGCAATACCTTAACCTTGGATCCGTTGGAAGGTACAGAGTTGAAAACATAGAGTGGTTGTCGCATCTCTCACATTTGGAGTGGCTAAGAATGGATGGGATTTCCCTAGCCAAACAAAATTACTGGGTAGATGTAATTCTGAGTCTCCGGAACCTCTCATATTTATCTTTAGAGGGATGTGAGCTGTCAAAGATCATATATCCATATTCTTTGTTTCTCAACTCCTCTTTTTCATCTGTTGAGTCCCTTTATCTCGGTGACAACAATCTCACTTCATCCATGTATCGTTGGTTGCTACCATTAACCAGCAATAAGCTTCGTTTTCTTTATCTCTCTAGCAACATGTTAGATGGGATACCTAAATATCTTGGTAACCTCTGTAGTCTGGAAACTTTGTACTTCAATAACAACTCTGCAGTGGTCAAATTTCCTGATTTTCTCAACAACTTGTCCGGATGCACATCACATACATTACAACTGTTGTATGCTATTGGAAGCCAATTTACAGAGTCAGTTTCCGATGAGATCCAAAAGTTTTCATCCCTAAAGTCCTTGGACCTGTCTCATAATCACTTAAATGGAAGTATAAGTGAGAAACTGTGGGAGCTACCCAGGCTTCAAACTCTTGACGTTTCTTTTAATAATCTTAGAGTTCCTTCCACATATCACTTGTCAAGCCTTTCTTACTTACATTTTATTGATATGAGGTCTTGCAAGCTGTTAGGGCCTCGCTTCCCCAAATGGATTCAGACATTCAAACGTCTCACCCGTCTTGATATTTCCAATGCTGGTATTTCAGACACAACTCCTCTGGGGTTTTGGGACATGTGGCCTTATCAATTAGATTATCTAAATCTCTCTTCCAACAACATTAACGGGAAAGTACCAGATTTATTATCAAATTTTGCCAAATATTCAGCGATAGATTTGAGTTCAAACAACTTTTATGGTCCAATAACAAATGTTTCTTCCACTTTGTTATCATTAAATCTTTCCAAAAACAATTTCTCTGGAGGAATCGCATTTATATGCCAAATTTTTGATGGGTTATTATTTCTTGACCTCTCTGATAACTCATTTATCGGACAACTCCCGGATTGTTTGTGGCATTTCAAACGACTAAAAGTTCTTAATCTCAGACACAATAATCTATTTGGAAGACTTCCTCCCTCTGTTGGATCTATGACAGAACTTGAGGTGTTATATTTGTCCAAGAACAACTTCTATGGAGAATTGCCTTTGTCATTAAAAAATTGCACCAGCTTAAAGTCGTTGAATTTGGGGGCCAACAAGTTTTCTGGTAATGTGCCTCTCTGGATTGGGGAAAACTTATCAGGTTTGTATGTTCTTATTCTAAAATCAAACAACTTCTTTGGAACCATCCCACTACAGTTATGTCAATTATCCAATCTTCAAATTCTAGACTTGTCAATGAACAATCTCCATGGAATCATCCCCTCATGTTTGGGTAATCTTACAAGCATGGTTCAACAAGAATTCTTACAAGGTGTAGAGTTTTATAAAACTTCAGTAAATTATTCTTATGAAATTGAGACATATGTTGACCATGCGATAATTCAGTGGCAAGGTGATGAACGAGAATTCTTTAGCACATTGAAATTGTTAAAGAGCATTGACCTGTCAAGCAACGACTTAACAGGAAATATCCCGTATGAAATTACTAATCTCTATGACTTGATTGCCCTGAACTTGTCAAAGAACAAACTATCTGGAGAAATTCCATCGACAATTGGTGAGATGAACAACCTTTTGACTTTGGATTTATCTAGAAACAGTTTTTCAGGGCGGATACCATCAAGCATGTCTCATATGAGTTTACTGAATTACCTAGACTTGTCATTTAATAACTTGTCGGGGAGAATCCCATTTAGCACTCAACTTCAGTCCTTTAACCCTTCAAGATATGATGGAAACACAGGACTATGTGGACTTCCCCTTCCCAAGAATTGCCCTGTAGATGAAAAATCAAAAGTACCACCTCCTGCTGGTAAAAGTGAGGGTGATGAGGAAGACATAGATGAAGTTCAAAGATGGTTTTATATTGGTGGGGGGATGGGTTTTGCTACTGGATTTTGGATA CTTCAAAGACTAGATTTATGTGAaggtgatggtattcaattattCATTGCAAATTT GAACCTTGTGAAGAGCCTGTCAAAACCAacaaagtggtatcagagcctaaccTCGTGTATGCCCAAGTATCAATTTCGTGAAGAGATGTCGGGAAGCAATGACAATGGTGAAAAAGATGGGTAA